From the Lysinibacillus fusiformis genome, the window ATGCCTTCGTAAAGGGCTACACCGCTAAACTTACGCTTGGTGTTGCTCCACAAATAGCGAATTCAACATTACCAGCCATTATCACAGCATTCCAGCGCCGAAAGCCAACTACTCAAGTAGTGATAGAACTTTTAAAATCCAATGAAATCGGGGAAGCGGTATTTACTGGTGTAATCGATATTGGCTTATCCAAATTAACCTCAACTCGTGAGCTACACACGGTGATGCTCGCACAGGAACCACTGCATTTGATTGCCCCTATGGCTAAAAAGGACAAGGATGCTTTCACACTTTTACAGCAGGAAACACTTTTCACCCATGCGTATGCGCCCTATTGGCAGGAGGTTCAACAGGTGCTACAGCAATTTGCCAGCCATCAAACAATGCATATCAATCAAACAGAGGTGATTAAGCATTTCGTCAAGCATGGTCTTGGTATCGCCCTATTGCCTAAAAGTGTGATTGAAGCAGATTGTCAGCAACATCTTCTACATAGCTATTCAATAAAAGAATTTTCCCATATTGTATCGGATACCTATTTGCTTACAAAGTATGTCTCAGCTGATTATGATGATTTTTTAGAAGCATGTAATAGCGTGTATGGGTAAAGCTGCTATCTGCACTGTTTATTCATAATGTTCCTTTATACTATTTTAATATAAAGGATAGATAGAGGGTGTTGATATGTATAGTATGTTGTCCACCATTAGTCAGTTTATTAGTGAGCCCATTACGCAATTTGTACAGGGCTATGAGCATTCTGCCTTGATGCTGGCCATTCTTCTTGGCTTGATAGGCGCATTTGCTCCATGTCAATTAACAGGTAATATGAGTGCCATTACATTTTACGGCAATCGAACACTTCAAAAGAGCAGTAATTGGCAGGAGATTGTATTTTTTATTGTAGGGAAAGTGGTTGTTTTTAGTGGACTTGGCTTTTGTGCATGGCTATTTGGACAATCGTTTGAAACAAAGATGACCGTTTATTTTCCAATTTTTCGTAAGGCTATTGGACCGATGATGCTGCTAACAGGGCTGGTGCTAATCGGTTTATTCAAATTAACCTTTCTGCAACGCTTAACATCGCTGCTGCCACCTGTAGTCAAAGAGGGGAAATTCGGCTCGTTCTTAATGGGCGCTAGTTTTTCGATTGCCTTTTGTCCCACTATGTTTGTCTTGTTCTTTGTGTGGTTAATGCCCCTTGTGGCGAGCACTTCCTATGGTTTGCTCCTCCCAAGTATTTTTGGCGTAACAACGGCTGTACCGCTTATCATCATGCTTCTGCTGATTTACGTCTTTGATGCCAAGCGTCTTATCCTACGCAAAAGTATGAAAATGGGAAGGGCTATTCAAATGATGGCAGGTATCCTATTATTTTTAATCGGTATGACGGACACCATTACCTATTGGAGCTTGTAAGACATGTATAATAGAGTTAAAACGAGAAAGAGAGATACAGTATGTCAGCTATATTATTATTTATTCTTGCGGGAATTGGCGAAATAGGTGGAGGCTATTTAATTTGGCTTTGGTTACGAGAGGGCAAACCTTTTTATTGGGGCATTATTGGCGGATTTGCACTTGCTCTGTACGGTGTGGTCGCAACATTTCAGTCCTTTCCAACGTTTGGGCGAGTTTATGCAGCCTATGGTGGGGTATTCATCGTGCTGTCCATTTTATGGGGGTGGGGCATTGATGGCAAAAAGCCCGATCACTTGGACTTTATTGGCGCTGGTATATGCTTAATCGGCGTTATCGTGATATTGCTGCCTCGCTCTTAGCGTGGAAAAAAAGGTTACTAGGACAGGCTAGTAACCTTTTTTGAACTATTTTTTACGCGCAATAAAACGTAGACGATAATAATCAATGACCCATTCATTGTGGTGAAAGCAAGTTGGCTTTAATAATTCCTCACATGTCGCATACACCTGCTCCTTGTCATCTACCGTTAAGTGCTGTAGTAGATTATCACTAAACATCACCAACCAGTTGCGAAGCCCATCCAGCCCTTGAAGTGGTGTAGGACGTTTATAGAGTGTGATATTC encodes:
- a CDS encoding sulfite exporter TauE/SafE family protein, with amino-acid sequence MYSMLSTISQFISEPITQFVQGYEHSALMLAILLGLIGAFAPCQLTGNMSAITFYGNRTLQKSSNWQEIVFFIVGKVVVFSGLGFCAWLFGQSFETKMTVYFPIFRKAIGPMMLLTGLVLIGLFKLTFLQRLTSLLPPVVKEGKFGSFLMGASFSIAFCPTMFVLFFVWLMPLVASTSYGLLLPSIFGVTTAVPLIIMLLLIYVFDAKRLILRKSMKMGRAIQMMAGILLFLIGMTDTITYWSL
- a CDS encoding LysR family transcriptional regulator; amino-acid sequence: METEWLRTFMVAAQTENFRETAEKRFITQSTVTKHIQHLERALQTPLFNRQGKQVTLNRHGAYFSQQAQKILSALDEGLHQMDAFVKGYTAKLTLGVAPQIANSTLPAIITAFQRRKPTTQVVIELLKSNEIGEAVFTGVIDIGLSKLTSTRELHTVMLAQEPLHLIAPMAKKDKDAFTLLQQETLFTHAYAPYWQEVQQVLQQFASHQTMHINQTEVIKHFVKHGLGIALLPKSVIEADCQQHLLHSYSIKEFSHIVSDTYLLTKYVSADYDDFLEACNSVYG
- a CDS encoding YnfA family protein is translated as MSAILLFILAGIGEIGGGYLIWLWLREGKPFYWGIIGGFALALYGVVATFQSFPTFGRVYAAYGGVFIVLSILWGWGIDGKKPDHLDFIGAGICLIGVIVILLPRS